TCCTCAGCCACGCGGTCATCGTCCCGGTCGCGGTGCTAGCAGCGTGGTGGGCCGGCGGCGTCTCGGGACCGGGCGTGACGCCAGCCGCCGCGGCGCTGGCGATGGCGGTGGTCCTCTACGTCCACGTGCTCACCGACCTGATATGGGACGTGTGGCGACAGGAGGGATACCACGAGAACGTCCGGCGAGTCGCCCGCGAGAGCGGTGCGAACGACCCCGGGACGGCCGAGTGACGCAGCCGGTGTCAGCGTCGATCCGGTGGTGCGTGCGTCCAGGCCAGATACCGCCACGCCGCGACCGCCCACAGCGCGAGCGTCCCGACCGGATAGCCCGTCCGGAGCGGTTGCAGGCCGAACGAGAGAGCGACAGATGCGTTGACGGCACCCGCCAGCACCAGCAGGCCGGCGGTGACACGCGGGTCCTCGCGGTCGACAAGCGCGAGTGCAGCCGACCCCACGGCGAGGAGCCAACACAGCGACGCCAGCGCCCACCGGTAGAGGAGCGGGTACCGAGACAGCCCGAAGTACGTGGGGAGGAGCCGCGGCGTGACGACGGGCGTCAGCGAGAGGCCACCCCACGCGAACCGGAAGAACGGGACGCTGCTGCTGGAGAACGTCTGGACTGACCACGGGACGAGCCCGCACACCAGCACCGCGGCGAGGACACGTCGCGGAGTCGCACGTGGGA
The DNA window shown above is from Halobaculum marinum and carries:
- a CDS encoding TIGR04206 family protein, which translates into the protein MASPVDRLPRATPRRVLAAVLVCGLVPWSVQTFSSSSVPFFRFAWGGLSLTPVVTPRLLPTYFGLSRYPLLYRWALASLCWLLAVGSAALALVDREDPRVTAGLLVLAGAVNASVALSFGLQPLRTGYPVGTLALWAVAAWRYLAWTHAPPDRR